Below is a window of Streptomyces sp. ITFR-16 DNA.
CGCATGGAGGTCGCGCAGGGCCGCCTCCAGGCGGGCCAGGTGGTCCGCGTGGGAGACGTACTCCGAGGCGAGTCCGGGGTACGCGGCCAGGAGTTCGCGCAGTTCGTCCTCCGGCCAGTGCAGCACCGCCACCGGAAAGGGGCGGGACAGGGCCGTGCGGTACGTGCCCAGCTCCGCGCGGAGCCGGGTGATCTCGGCCTTCAGCTCGCCCGGGTCCGAGGAGCCCAGCGACCACAGCCGCTTCGGGTCGTGCAGTTCGTCCAGCGGGACCGCCGCCGTGTGCAGCGCGTCCGCCAGTTCGTCCCAGGCGTCGTGCGTGACGCCCATCAGCCTGCGCACCCGGTGCCGGCCGGTCAGCAGCGACTGGGTGGCGTACGGGACTTCCTCGCCCGGGGCGATGAGCAGGGTGAGGGCCGTCGAGAAGTAGTCGTGGGCCGCTTCGAGCTCGTCGTGGGCCTCCAGCGTCTCGGCCGCGATCTCCCAGGGAGCCGCCTCCAGCGGGCCAGCCGCGCGGATCCCGTCGATGATCGCGCGGGCCTCCGCCTCGTGCCCGTACTCCCACAGGTTGGCCGCGTTGAGCGCCTTGACCAGGTGGGGGTGTTCGGTGTCGGGGTCGCTGAGCAGTTCGTCGTAGAGCGTGGTGGCGCGAGCGCGGTCGCCGGCGAGTTCCAGATGGGCGGCGGCCTGGAGGAGCAGCGGTTCGTGGTCCTCGGGATACTGCGCCGCGGTGCGCAGCAGGCGCTCGGCTTCGGTGGTGTGGTCGGCAGGCGTGTCGGGGCGCATGAACCACACCGTACTGCTGTACGCCCACGGGACGGAGGCTTGTTCCGGCTCCGGGGAGTGGTGCGGGAGCGTGAGCCTTGTTACGGCTCTGGTGAGTTGCGGGTCCCGGGCCTATCGTGCGGGCCGTGGCCGAGCGGATACCGGTGGTGGTGCAGCGCGACCCGCGTGGCAGGCGGCTGGCCGCGCGCGGGCTGTGGACGGGCGCGGAGCTGGTGATGACCCTCGGGGTCGTCCTGCTGCTGCTCGTCGCCCATCAGCTGTGGTGGACCAACCGGCAGGCCCGCGCCGACGCCTCCCGCACCGTGCGCTCCCTGGAGCGGGACTGGGGGGAGGGGGAGAGGGAGGGAGCGGGGGTGCCCGGCCCGCCTTCCCCCGGTGCCGCGCCCGCGGAGGACAGTCCCGCCGCGGGCGGCAGTCCCGCGGCCAACGGCGGCGCGCCGCGGAAGCCCGCCGCCCGCGCTCCCCGCCACGACCAGGCGTACGCCGTCCTCCGTATCCCGCGCATCGGACTCACCGCCCCCGTCGCCGAGGGCATCGGCAAGCGCGGCGTCCTCGACAAGGGGTACGTCGGCCACTACCCGCGCACCGCGCAGCCCGGCGGCAGCGGGAATTTCGCGCTCGCCGGGCACCGCAACACCCACGGAGAGCCGTTCCGCTACATCAACCGGCTGCGGTCCGGCGACCGGATCACCGTGGAGACCCGCGACGCCGTGTACACGTACACCGTCGACAAGACCCTCGACCGGACCGCGCCCGGTGACAGCGGGGTCGTGGCCGCCGTGCCGCGCAGCAACATCGAGCCGTACGCGGGCTACCGGACGGCCGGGTCCTATCTGACGCTGACCACCTGCACGCCCGAATTCACCTCCCGTTACCGGCTCGTGGTGTGGGGGAAGCTGACGGGTGTGCGGGGCGGGGCCGAACACCGGGCGGCAGGACCCTCTAAGGTTCCCTGACGTGCTGAGACGTCGTCCGCAGTTGTTGTGGTTGCTGGTCCCCTACGTGCTCTACCTGGGGGCGCTGCCGTTCGTGAACCGGGTCCGTCCCGTGGTCCTCGGGCTGCCGTTCCTCTTCTTCTGGCTGCTCGGGGCGACCGTGCTGACCCCCGTCGCCGTGTGGCTGACCCGGCGGGGTGACCGCCGGTGAACGCCGCCGTCGCGACCTCCGTCTTCGGGGTCTTCATGGTCGCCACCGTGGCGCTCGGGCTGCTCGCCGTGCGCGGGCGGCGCGGGGGAGAGGGCGGCGGGCTCGCCGAGTGGTCGGTGGGCGGGCGCAGCCTCGGGACCGTGTTCATCTGGGTGCTGATGGCCGGCGAGGGCTACACCAGCTTCAGCTACCTCGGCGCCGCCGGCTGGGGCTACAACTACGGGGCGCCGGTCCTGTACGTGGTCGCGTACATGTCCTGCGGTTACGCCGTCGGCTATGTCGTCGGGCCGCTGCTCTGGGGGTACGCGCGCAGGCACGGACTCGTCGGGATCACCGACATGGTGGCGCACCGCTTCGGGCGGCCCTGGCTCGGGGCGCTCGTCGCCGTCCTCGCGACCGTCTTCCTGCTCCCGTACATCCAGCTCCAGATCACCGGCATGGGCGTGGTCGTCTCGACGATCTCCTACGGCGCCATCAGCCTGGACTGGGCCTACTTCATCGCCTTCGCCGTCACCACCGGCTTCGTGGTGGTGAGCGGGCTGCGCGGCAGCGCGTGGGTCTCCGTGCTGAAGGACGTGCTGGTCATCGTCACGCTCGGCTTCCTCGCCGTCTACGTACCGATGCACTACTTCGACGGGTACGGGCCCTTCCTCGACCGGCTCGTCACCGAGAAGAGCGAGTGGCTGACCTTCCCGGGGCACGGGGACAGCGGGCTCGGGCAGGCGTGGTTCGTCACCACCTCGTTCCTCAACTCCCTGACCGTGGTGATCTTCCCGACCACCGTCGCCGGCTACCTCGGCGCCAAGAACGCCGACGTCCTGCGGCGCAACGCGATGTGGCTCCCCGCCTACAACGTCCTGCTGTTCGTCCCCATGCTGCTCGGCATGGCGGCCCTCTTCGTCGTGCCGGGGCTCGTCGGCGCCGAGTCCAACCTCGCCCTGTTCAAGCTCGTCGTGGACTCGCTGCCCGCCTGGTCGGTCGGGATCATCGGCGTCGCCGCCGCCCTGTCGTCGATCGTGCCCATGGCCGTCTTCATGCTGGTCATCGGCACGATGTGGGGGCGCAGCGTGCTCTCGCTCGTCCCGCGCTGGGAGCGGCGGCAGAAGGGCGCCGCCCAGCTGGTCGTCGTGGTCGCGGGCGGCCTGGCGCTCCTGCTCACGTACACCGCGCCCAACACCCTCGTCCGGCTCTCGCTGATCTCGTACGAGGGCATGGCGCAGCTGCTCCCCATGGTGCTGCTGGGTCTGGTGTGGCGGCGGCTGACGCTGCTCGGGGCGATGAGCGGGCTGGTCGTCGGGGTGGGGGTGGTGTGCGGGTTCGTGTTCACGGAGCACGATCCGGTGTGGGGCGTGAACGCGGGCATCGTCGCGCTCGGCGCCAATCTGGCCGTCGCGCTGGCGGTGACGTACGCGGGTCCGCGCGAGCGCGACGACCGGCCGGACGAGGACGTGCTCGCCCGCGACGAGCTGGAGCCGGCACCGGTGGCGTGAGCACGAGTGTGCCGGGGCCGGCGTGAGGATCGTGCGTGGGGCCGGTGCGGCGCCCGTGCGCCGTCAGGCGCGGCGGTCGCGCAACAGCAGGACGCCGGCCGTCGCCACCAGCGCCAGCCCCACCGACAGCAGCAGCGCCCCGTCCGCCCCCGAGCCCGTCGTGGCGACGGCGATCGTCAGGGCCACGCCCGCCGACGAGCCGATGTAGCGGGCCGTGTTGTTCGCGCCCGACCCCATCGCCGCCCGCTCCGGCGGTACGGACTCGACCGCCAGCCGGGGCAGCGCCGCGTTCAGCAGCCCGCTGCCGATGCCCGAGACGACCAGGGCCGGGAGCAGCCTCAGCCACACCGCCGCACCCGGGTGCGTGTCCGCGTCCAGCACGCCCAGCAGCGACAGCACCGCCACCGCGTGCAGGACGAACCCCGCCGCGAGCTGGTGGCGCGCCGCGACCCGGCCCGTCAGCCGGCGCGCCTGGAGCGCCACCAGGAACGCCGTACCGGACCAGAGCAGGAACAGCCACGCCGAGCCGAGCGCCGAGAGTCCCAGCGCCCGCTGGAGCAGCGTCGGCAGACAGCTGAACAGGCCGATCACCGCGAGGCCCGTGAAGAGACCGCCGGCCGACGAGGCCAGGAAGGGGCGGCTGCGCAGCAGGGACAGCTCGATCAGCGGGGCCGCCGCCCGCCGCTCCACCCGGGCGAACACGAGGACCAGGACGGCCGAGGCGAGCAGCAGCAGCCCGACCGGGGCGCGCAGCCAGCCCTCCCGGCCGAGTGTGAGCGCGGTCAGCAGCGAGGTCATCGCGAGGCCGAGCACCACCGTGCCCGCCAGATCGGGGCGGCCGGCGCGCGGAGCCCGGGACTCGGTGAGCGCCCGGGACGCGAAGGCGGCCGTGCCGAGCGCGGCCAGACCCAGCACGGCGTACGTGAGCCGCCAGTCGACGGAGCCGAGCGAGCCCGCCAGCAGCGGGCCGAGCGCGATGCCCGCGCTCACGAACGCGCCCCATATCCCCGTCGCCCTGATCCTGGCGTGACCGGCCGGGAACGCCCCGACCAGCAGCCCGAGGCTCGTCGCCAGGATCGCGGCGCTCGCCGCCCCCTGCGCGACCCGGGCCAGCGTGAAGGTGAGGGTGTCGGTCGCGAGGGCGCCGAGCCCGGTGGTCAGCCCGAGGGCGAGCGTGCCGATCAGGAAGAGCCTGCGGCGTCCGTAGTCGTCGGCCAGGCTGCCCGCGACCAGGAGGACCGCGGCGAGGCCGAGCGGGGTGCCGTTCAGCAGCCAGGCCTGGCCGGTGGGCGGGGTGCCGAGTGCGGCGGAGATGCCGGGGACGGTGGTCATCGGCGAGGTGTAGTTCATCAGCG
It encodes the following:
- a CDS encoding sodium:solute symporter family protein; this encodes MNAAVATSVFGVFMVATVALGLLAVRGRRGGEGGGLAEWSVGGRSLGTVFIWVLMAGEGYTSFSYLGAAGWGYNYGAPVLYVVAYMSCGYAVGYVVGPLLWGYARRHGLVGITDMVAHRFGRPWLGALVAVLATVFLLPYIQLQITGMGVVVSTISYGAISLDWAYFIAFAVTTGFVVVSGLRGSAWVSVLKDVLVIVTLGFLAVYVPMHYFDGYGPFLDRLVTEKSEWLTFPGHGDSGLGQAWFVTTSFLNSLTVVIFPTTVAGYLGAKNADVLRRNAMWLPAYNVLLFVPMLLGMAALFVVPGLVGAESNLALFKLVVDSLPAWSVGIIGVAAALSSIVPMAVFMLVIGTMWGRSVLSLVPRWERRQKGAAQLVVVVAGGLALLLTYTAPNTLVRLSLISYEGMAQLLPMVLLGLVWRRLTLLGAMSGLVVGVGVVCGFVFTEHDPVWGVNAGIVALGANLAVALAVTYAGPRERDDRPDEDVLARDELEPAPVA
- a CDS encoding SEC-C domain-containing protein — encoded protein: MRPDTPADHTTEAERLLRTAAQYPEDHEPLLLQAAAHLELAGDRARATTLYDELLSDPDTEHPHLVKALNAANLWEYGHEAEARAIIDGIRAAGPLEAAPWEIAAETLEAHDELEAAHDYFSTALTLLIAPGEEVPYATQSLLTGRHRVRRLMGVTHDAWDELADALHTAAVPLDELHDPKRLWSLGSSDPGELKAEITRLRAELGTYRTALSRPFPVAVLHWPEDELRELLAAYPGLASEYVSHADHLARLEAALRDLHATGTPNLGIVTGTVPSYEAFAASEAASPADPDLLPQYATTLAARGRAVPWPPARSAACWCGSGRSYRDCHGGA
- a CDS encoding MFS transporter — encoded protein: MTQPVRPQPVRPSPARPGTAPPPAHRPGPTLAVTAAATTVALMNYTSPMTTVPGISAALGTPPTGQAWLLNGTPLGLAAVLLVAGSLADDYGRRRLFLIGTLALGLTTGLGALATDTLTFTLARVAQGAASAAILATSLGLLVGAFPAGHARIRATGIWGAFVSAGIALGPLLAGSLGSVDWRLTYAVLGLAALGTAAFASRALTESRAPRAGRPDLAGTVVLGLAMTSLLTALTLGREGWLRAPVGLLLLASAVLVLVFARVERRAAAPLIELSLLRSRPFLASSAGGLFTGLAVIGLFSCLPTLLQRALGLSALGSAWLFLLWSGTAFLVALQARRLTGRVAARHQLAAGFVLHAVAVLSLLGVLDADTHPGAAVWLRLLPALVVSGIGSGLLNAALPRLAVESVPPERAAMGSGANNTARYIGSSAGVALTIAVATTGSGADGALLLSVGLALVATAGVLLLRDRRA
- a CDS encoding DUF3311 domain-containing protein yields the protein MLVPYVLYLGALPFVNRVRPVVLGLPFLFFWLLGATVLTPVAVWLTRRGDRR
- a CDS encoding class E sortase, which translates into the protein MRAVAERIPVVVQRDPRGRRLAARGLWTGAELVMTLGVVLLLLVAHQLWWTNRQARADASRTVRSLERDWGEGEREGAGVPGPPSPGAAPAEDSPAAGGSPAANGGAPRKPAARAPRHDQAYAVLRIPRIGLTAPVAEGIGKRGVLDKGYVGHYPRTAQPGGSGNFALAGHRNTHGEPFRYINRLRSGDRITVETRDAVYTYTVDKTLDRTAPGDSGVVAAVPRSNIEPYAGYRTAGSYLTLTTCTPEFTSRYRLVVWGKLTGVRGGAEHRAAGPSKVP